In one window of Hevea brasiliensis isolate MT/VB/25A 57/8 chromosome 10, ASM3005281v1, whole genome shotgun sequence DNA:
- the LOC110640908 gene encoding uncharacterized protein LOC110640908 — MADIALLVAEEYERRVKNSRKSSADSDSDSAMKVVNWVSCVSFLSQSVKNKVTQQNIEFAKWVLEPKTQIGLAASNGFFSA, encoded by the coding sequence ATGGCTGATATTGCTCTTTTGGTTGCTGAGGAGTATGAAAGGAGAGTCAAGAATTCAAGAAAGTCATCTGCAGATTCAGATTCAGATTCAGCCATGAAAGTTGTTAACTGGGTTTCTTGTGTTTCTTTCCTGTCTCAGAGTGTTAAGAATAAGGTTACGCAGCAGAATATTGAATTCGCCAAATGGGTTTTGGAGCCTAAGACCCAAATTGGTCTTGCAGCTTCTAATGGATTCTTCTCTGCCTGA